The DNA segment TGAGACTCTTCAGGAAAACAATAACATTAATTATGGACATGCTTGTTAGCTTTCAGCCCACATACACTTCACTGTGTTTTCTGTTGCGTCAGTTCATCCCCGACTGCACAGGGATGTGTTTTTGGTAGGCCTGCCTAATCCCTAATGTTAATGGACAAAGTTATAACGTTTAATCCAGCATCACTGCCAGGATCATTGTGGAAAGGGGACACAAATGTTTGGTGATTGTATAGTGAGCCTTAAAGGTCTGATACCCAGCCATCATGAAACAACTGAACTAAATGCATCTCCTTACTTCTGTTCTATCCCTAAAGTCCTAGCCTGCATACTGTCTGATGTAGAACCTTGAACCTAATGaacatgttctgtgtgtgtgctgacagaATCGAAATCCATCAGTAGCTGTGTACTACACAAACCGTGCCCTGTGCTATGTGAAACTACAGCAGTACGACAAAGCATTAGCTGATTGCAAACACGCCCTTGAACTGGACACCCAATCCGTGAAAGCTCACTTCTTTTTGGGCCAATGCCACTTGGAGCTTGAGAATTATGAAGAGGCCATAGGAAACCTACAGAGAGGTAAAGACTGGCATGTAGAGTTGTGGAAGGCATGGCACTTATACCTTGTTGTCATTTTAGTGAGAAGAAATCCATTCttatgttaataataataaataaatcataaaacTTCTGTTTAGCTTATAACCTGGCAAAGGAGCAGCGCCTGAACTTTGGTGATGACATCCCAAGCGCACTGCGTCTTGCAAAGAAGAAACGCTGGAATAGTTTGGAGGAGAAACGCATCAACCAGGAAAACGAGCTGCACGCCTATCTTACAAAGCTTATCCTGGCggagaaagagaggtgtgtATGCAAGACACTAACCGCAAGCGTATGCAGCTTCTTTTGTGTGAAGCAGACAGTTGGCATGGATGATCTAAAATGCTATTGTTACTATTTATCTTCAGGGAAATCGAGGAATGCAGAGAGAAGCAAGTGGATGATAATCAGAGTGGAAGTGAGATCAGCAAAATCAAGTCGAAACACGTAAGTAGAACCCAAACCTGTGGAAAATTAAGTGAATACAGCAATATTTATAAACATGTGAGTAAAATTAATCGAAGATTTTGGATTTAAAGTAGAAAACTGTCTCCGTTTTTACATTGACAGCAAACTGGCCACAGAATTTTTGAAAACCAATCATCTAAATAGTAACACCTTTGTAAGCATATAGAACATGGCAACTTCTCCTTCTTTCAACTTGCTGACTAACAGAGCTACATTTTAACTTGACTCATCTTTGTGTGCTCTATGTGAACAGGATAAGTATCTGTTGGACATGGATGAGCTGTTTGCTCAGGTGGATGAGAAAAGAAAGGTGAGTTCAGACTCCTGTTTGACTCGGACCACAGAACATGGGAGAATATGAAAGCAAAGATGAATATACATGAAGACCCTTTTCACAATATCTGGCCACTGTGGCTTAGTGTGTTTATTATATTATGCAACATATTGGGCCTTCCAGTAGAAGGTAGACTCTGCTGACAGAGCTAAGGTTTTTTTGGTCAGCTATTGCAGCATCAAAGCTGACGTAAGCAAGGGTGCTGtggactgtctctctctctctctctctctctctctctctctctctctctctctctctctctctctctctctctctctctctctctctctctctctctctctctctctctctctctctctcacacacacacacactctcaactcTGTCAGTAAGCAAAGTTGAGTTTGCCAGtttaaaaaagattttttgtgtatgctttgGGCTTGCAGAAAAGAGAGATCCCAGACTACCTGTGTGGAAAGATCAGTTTTGAATTGATGAGAGAACCCTGCATCACCCCCAGCGGCATCACCTACGATCGCAAAGACATTGAGGAACATCTACAGGTACACATGTATTTATAGACACACTGTCATTCCACACTAAACTGCTGCAGTACATTCAGCCTGAGCttcaatgtgtgaatgtgtgttttcttGTTCTGCAGCGTGTTGGCCATTTTGATCCAGTGACTCGCAGCCCCCTGACCCAGGACCAGCTCATCCCCAATCTGGCAATGAAGGAAGTGATCGACGCTTTTATCCAAGAGAATGGCTGGGTGGAGGATtattgaacacaaacacacacacacacacacacacacacaaacaaacaaaaacacatccacacacacaaactcacagacacacacttgtaaAGCAGCGCAGCGAGCAGATGAGAGGAAGTGGAGTGGAGCAGACTGAACAAACAGACATCCTCTTGAACTCGCACTTTAAACATGGGGGACGCCATGGACTATTTCTCAggtctccctccttctctctcttttactctctctctgttttcctatctctctctctttctatctccctctttctatctttctctgtgtgtgccacAAGCCTGAATTCAATCGCTTTAAATTGGAGCCGTGTCAATCAAGATTTTCAAACTCAATCTGTCTCATGACCCTGCACATTTTTGTTTTCAGTATCACTTTGATTTGAGCTGATTTTCTTGCTGATATTGCCCCCATTCAGAAACCCTCACTGAAACATGCCGTGCAAACAGTTATGGAAAACTTATGCAGAAAATACTAAGGAAATGTAAAATTTCAATCTGTTATTGGATATCTTTTATTAGCTGTAATGGACAGAATGCGTTAGTTAGAGAGACAAAATCACCAGAGGATATGTGGATGTGTTTGGGAGAACGTTTGTGTGTcagaattatatatttttttgcattagaACAGCGGTGTTGATAGATGCCAGTTAGGCTCTTTATGCTGTATAATCAATAACGTACACGAGTGGCTGGAAATGTTAcatttttttggtgtgtgtgtgtgtgtgcgtgcgtgtgtgcgtgcaagcggttgtgtgtgtgtgcatgtgagattGTCCATCTTTGATCTCAGAGCTTCTATTAGAATGCACTTTCAGTTGCAGGAGATTTTGTAACTCTCAGATCTACAGTGTAATTCATGGTACCTCATCGTACACATACTCTCTATCTACTACAGCGTGCAGATACAGCCCGGCTCAATCTCACAATCAGAGCTCAACCCACAGTGGTGGACATGTTTGGAGGGTAATGGATGATGGCTTGGTTGTCTGGACCCACAGTGGCGGACATGTTTGGAGGGTAATGGATGATGGCTTGGTTGTCTGGACCCACAGTGGCGGACATGTTTGGAGGGTAATGGATGATGGCTTGGTTGTCTGGACCTTCGTGTCTCTGTGGGCCATGTCCCTGCTGTATGCGCCCTTATGCCTCATGCTCTTAACTCCAGAGTGGACttcactttttttcctgtctttttttttttgtattattattattattattattattattattattattattattataaagaaAATGCTGTTTGGTGATTACTGAAGGTTTTCTTTTCAGTGGTCAAAGCCTCAAACACCAGTGCACCCACTCAATAGAAGATTGTCAAAGAGCATCCCCGGAGATTCACAGGTCTCCTTTCAACTGTTACAGACAATAGAAAAGTATTAAAAATGAATACGCAACCTTAGTTACATGttgaataaatgttttttttttgtacagtctccactctgtgtgtgtgtgtgtgtgtgtgtgtgtgtgtgtgtgtgtgtgtgtctgtctgtgtgtgtgtctctttgtgtgtgtgtgtgtctgtctgtgtgtgtgtgtgtgtgtgtgtaaccaacCATGTTGTGGGAATGCTGAGGAGGTGTTTCAGGTCATTCCTGACCGGTGTTCCTGACCCTGCTGCAGAGTTGGTGGCCTACTTTTGAGGcttgttattgtgtgtgaacTCTACAGAACTCAAGCTCTAGTCATAACCATAGTGATCTGGTGGGCTGTACCAAGACAAACTAAAGTATAGTCGAGTCAAAAACCTCCTAAGCTTGTAGCTGTACCTTGAGCATGAACTAAAACAGAGCCATCCTTGATCTATCTGCAGGGGATGGGGCACCCAGATGGAACATGGAGTTTCCATCTCAGTTCATGCCAATAGAATACCATGGTGGGGCAGCCCTATTGGTTGTTTGGTGTTCTGGTTTTGCTACTTGCACATAGATGCATTTATGAATttaagtgtgtgatgtgtttgtgtaaagttCATAATCCATATAGACACTCAGACTTTAAAAACCTCTTTTGAGGCTGTACACTTCTCATTCAGACTCAGATATCCTTTTTTTGTACAGTCAAAACAGGCACATTGATGCAAAACGTCACTGCCAACAGACATGTCTCCTCTGTGTGGTTCTAGTCAATGAACATCTTATGTATCAGCAGGTCTAGCAGATGCTACTGAGTCCAAGATTTCATTTTTGCTTGGGAGTTCTAGTCATTCAAAATAGATGAAGTGGAAGCAACACACACTGTTGGTGTGAACTTATAACTTCCAGCATGGGTGAGCAGAGCACAGACATATTTTAGTGCTGTCTTGGTGTTTTACTGCCCTCTGTACTGAGCTGGTGCATACTTATATGTGGAGTGTTATGGCTTTCCTACCATGAAGATTAGAAAAGCCATAACACCaccactcatacatacacaaggcTTCTTGTCTGTAGTCTCAATGCTGACAAAATGGAGTTCTTCATACCATTCATCAGTACTTGGAAGCAGAACAATATTAACACATCAGCTACTTTAAAAACATCAAGACAGACACGGATTCTTGTTTTGCCAGCACCTACAGCATTTTCCAGACTTGTGGACACGTGACACATTTGATACTGACAATAATGTCTGATGGACATGAGCACCTCTactattttgcctttttttacAGAACCATTTTGGTGTTTCACTTATACATCCTTCAATTAAAAATGACACGTTAGATTTTATAACCCTTCCAAACATCAAGATATAcacaatataaaaaacaaaaaattgaTTTAAAactgctttttaattttttattttaattgggggggaaagtgtttaaaatgtccaCAGATATTAAGAGCACTAAAGACCGAAATATGAGTGAATTTTCATGTATTGTTCATGTGcaatacattgtgtgtgtgtgtgtgacaactgTCACATGTtggcctgctcacacacaccagcgcctTTGTCTCTGCTCCTGGGAGAGATGATGTAATGGCCAGTGcaaggagggaagaggagagacatGTGGGTCAGTGGTCAGCAGCCTTCATTTCTCATCATTCAGCTGATCTGCACACTTACACTGAGAGGTAACATGAGCTTTTCTTGGtctgtttctgagtgtgtgagtggccaTCACTCCTTGAAAGCATTGAGACAGTGTGACTAGCACATTTACTTTTGAGGCTTCAGGGTATTGTACCTGTCTTTATGGAAAAGGAGCCAAATGGGAACTTCATAGACTAGACTATTTTTTGTGTTTCACTTGACTGTCCATGCAATATTTCACatgtataaaataaatatattacagTTCTGTGCATTCAAGTGCAGCTTGCATAAATCTGTTGTAGATGTCTTGTAATTTGTATACTGTAGGCCAGTGGGTATAATGTTTGTTAAAAAACCGTGACCGGGATATGCGTGTCTGACATCAGACACTAATCAGCATATAATCAACACATAGAGTACCTCATAGCAGAACATGCTGCACAACTAATGGATGTACATGTGTCCCCACCCCTCTTTACTAATCATTAgacatacaaaataaataacaaaaagcAGCTTTTCAAATCCATTGCCTGTACAGAAACTCtcaaagctaaatgttgacataCCATGATTGTTTTCCTCTTGAAAAAACAGTTAAAAAGACACATTCAGCCATTTCAAGGATTCACCAAAGACAAACAATAAGGATGCCTATGCAAGAAACTTCAGACAAGGAAGAGCCAGAACAGGGTTTCATAACCTTTGTTTTTCTGCAGCAAAATGTGGGCGGCAGCCATCTTCCTGTCTGGTGTGGTGACACTCTGCTCAGCATCAAAAGGTAAAGAAGATGCACTGGCCATGTATATCATAACAGTTCATGGGGAAACATTATGATAGTCTGTATTTGCTATATTtgccataggcctacacagagatgggcaaaacacatcaaaatgtatgttaaaataaaatatcaaataccctCATTTTAAGTTTACATTCCATATTTGTCTATTTGATCTATTCCTTCATCACTACTCTGACTCTGTTgattaagtggacagtgtttgagagcaacagcttttctctgcctacgaGACAGATCAGCAATGCTGTCCAgcctgttacatctcatagcctaaatactgtatcagagatgcactcaaaaagtcacaactgaacgTGTCAAGTGATACAAACCTATCACCAAACATATTGAGAGCCACAGAATGGGGGCTTAAAGCAACCCAGTGCAGTTctattaccttaaaataacaacTTCAAACTCAAACAATAATTATTTCAAACTCTGGTACACTGACATATAATAAAGagaatgaagtctctgacaATGGCAATGTATGCCCAGAATGCTTGATATTGCTTTTGGTGATGCATGCATGGGGCTACTTTGAGCCAGGCAACCACAAAACAGGTTCCATATTTTCAATTAGACGATCATGTTAATTTGCCTAAGTTCTCAAGAAAAATAAGTTGTCCAATATCAAAGGGAACGTGCCAGAACAACAATACTCAGGAACATTGCTCAGAAAGGTGCCTTGTGTATCATCAGTTTTGgaggacacatacacatcacagtcAAAGTTGTTCCAAAGTTCCACCAAAAACAGGCAAACATATAAGTATGGGTATGCAAGTAACCATGTGGTTGAATGAGTGGGTTGGTGTGAGAGatggagtgtattgtgtgtgtgtgtgtgtgtgtgtgtgtgtgtgtgtgtgtgtgtgtgtgtgtgtgtgtcatattatATGTCATATGTCCTTAATGTCATATTATAATATTCTGATTACAAGTCTGAGCAAATTACTAaatcagcaccagtcagaggctacattctACATTGTGGCTACTGAGAAAGAATAATAAAAGACAGTAAGATTATTTTGGAGTGCGACCATCTTAATTATTCTGTATTAATGCAACTTTTGGAAAACGGACCCACTAAACACAAAGAGGGAGGCCGCTGTGATTTTGTGAGCTGAATTTCATAATGGTAATCAAGGACGGATAACTTAATATAAAATCTTTGATTTAAGCCAACACTCTAAATGTACATTGATCAGGAAAACTAAGACTCTAAGACTAAGACAGACATGAGAGATTTGTGTAAGATCACAACCATAGGATAGAAGGATTCTAAAACATAAGCTGATGACTTGCATCACTGACTTGACCTCACTCAACAACTGCACATCTGTTTAGTAANNNNNNNNNNNNNNNNNNNNNNNNNNNNNNNNNNNNNNNNNNNNNNNNNNNNNNNNNNNNNNNNNNNNNNNNNNNNNNNNNNNNNNNNNNNNNNNNNNNNNNNNNNNNNNNNNNNNNNNNNNNNNNNNNNNNNNNNNNNNNNNNNNNNNNNNNNNNNNNNNNNNNNNNNNNNNNNNNNNNNNNNNNNNNNNNNNNNNNNNNNNNNNNNNNNNNNNNNNNNNNNNNNNNNNNNNNNNNNNNNNNNNNNNNNNNNNNNNNNNNNNNNNNNNNNNNNNNNNNNNNNNNNNNNNNNNNNNNNNNNNNNNNNNNNNNNNNNNNNNNNNNNNNNNNNNNNNNNNNNNNNNNNNNNNNNNNNNNNNNNNNNNNNNNNNNNNNNNNNNNNNNNNNNNNNNNNNNNNNNNNNNNNNNNNNNNNNNNNNNNNNNNNNNNNNNNNNNNNNNNNNNNNNNNNNNNNNNNNNNNNNNNNNNNNNNNNNNNNNNNNNNNNNNNNNNNNNNNNNNtttgttcaagtcccgcaactctagccatcataatgcgagttgaattgaacatagcctcatgcagacgcagacacacacacacacacggagagagagagagagagagagagagaaccactttgcgcttacgcaaataggctgcgcaaccatggcaaacttttacatctggaaagagctccttggtaactatcctgctagctcaggtcacgtcaacacttgatcccagaaagattgtcttcgacttgttcgttttttgaacatttattatatctaatgacatagaaaacataatgatttgcatccactatccttatgcactatgcacaacttttattcactagcgactagcctaaaaccgtcaggctgaagggaggctaattactctcacgtattttcttaaagtgtcAGGCattcaattacacctactcatcaccaatgtacactcaattagacctacacaccacattaaagatatgcctattGTTAAACGTCAAAATGAAGCATTCatattactaaatatgtttagctactagtaattataGTAAAATgttatacattaaaaaatacattattaactaaatacactctatatgaatttaaaatatatgaaatagaaacatatcacataagccatcattttcagtgtgtgtttgtgtgtgtgtggagagagtcaagcagaatctaggatgtccactgttgtgaatgatcccattacagtattatatatattactgatgacgtcagggtggtgggggcaccaaaatcaaacacttttttaaaaatgaattttaagccctgatgggcatcttgcacatctggcaaggcacaatcaattctgaatgatgttttgagcaaaatatatgaaaaaattgATTTTcaagggaagaccttgaatatttcagggaaacaatggcaaaatgaattctgcacatgtttaaacagtatttctccatagaggaagtgtccaggtgctaaaatggcccaactgcagtccagacctgtcaaattaggtgcatcatgaCATGGAATGACAAACATGATTTAGAATAATCCATACTGTTGCAACTGAAATCCATACTGttgcaactgaaatcctatattggGCAGAAATgggacatttcattctcaaaactctaacaactggtctcctcagttcctaaacatacagaattttgttaaatgaaaagGTGAAGTAAATAtacccctgtcccaacttttgaTACacgttgctggcatcaaattcaaaatgaacaaatattttccatgaaatagtaaaatttgtaattttcaacattttgttgtctgcagctaaatatgggttttcGAGTATTGTAGAttttcacattctgtttttatttgcattttacacaacatcccaactgTTTCTGATTTAGGGTTGTAGAAGCatgtgttatatatatattcagtgCTCATTTAATGTTCTCATGCACAACAAACCCCTGAGAGCTTCTGACTCTAAAACAGATCAGGTCTTCTCCAGACCAGGGCCAGATTCATTCTTGAACTAaatactgtgtgtctgtgtgttaataCATAAGTGTCTGTTTAACCAACACATCTTTTGAAGATGATTTAAGCCTGATATTTCATGACCAGATGGTGGCAGTACTGTCCACTACAAATGGCTTTTAGTTTCTGAGCAGGCGTTCAGAGGGTGAACAGCTTCGGGATCACCCCAGCAGAAGAAGTCAGGTTCACTGTTGGCTCCTATCTGATTCTGTTGTCACCTGCAATGTGCGGCACAAGTAGTATTATTTGTAAGGTGATTGATTTACACATCAAAACATCTTCAGTCATTCTGTTTTCTACTGGATGCTAAAATAattcaaaagaaaaaataatttgCATGTCATCGCATGAAAAAAGGCTTAGCAAAAAATGtgataataatctatgataccaacaacaacaataacaataatgatgagggtaataaaatgtataatcataataataaaggttaatgtttttttttataattgtaATCTTTTAATGGTTGATTTCAGAACACAATTTCAGCTGAAACATCTTGCACTCCTAAAGCAGTAATGaggatgtgttgttgttgttcaatCAACTCATTATGAACAGCTTCTCATTTCCCCCGACCTCTTCAAGGCTGCAGAGGAAGGGAACAGATTTCAGGCGAAAGAACAGAATGACAAATCTCCTATCTTAAGAGGTGTACAGACGTGATGCTACAGGGCCTATTTCACatgtgccaatgtgtgtgtgtgtgtgtgtgtgtgtgtgtgtgtgtgtgtgtgtgtgtgtgtgtgtgtgtgtgtgtgtgtgtatgtgtgtgtgtgtgtatgtgtgtgtgtgtgtatgtgtgtgtgtgtgtggagcacacATAAATCACCCGTCAGCTCTGAAGCAGGACTGCAGGTCAGCAGCCAAATGTTCCACCTCCTGAACACTGCCCCGCATCCGTCGCCGTGCCCACCGATGCCCACCGATGCCCACTGATGCTCGCTCCCTGTGGGTGAGCACCTTCCCGCACCATCTGCCCACTGCCCCCTGGTACCAAGGCCGAGACCCACCCATCCTCTCACACACCCTGCCCACTGTCAGGgagcacgcatgcacatgctCTCACGcacccacaaaaacacacacgctcgGTCTCACAAGCATGAAGCTTAATTTCATGGCGTTTTGATATCGGATGTTTGTGATAATTAACTATCAACAAAAGGGAAATGcatatttgttttgttcattCAAAGTACTTTTTTTTAACAGACCTCTGTGCTCATTTGATTGCAGATTTACTACATGCAGGTAAATTAGAAAATGAACAAATTTGATGTAGCATGGGACAATAAATAGTTCAAAGCTTCAAATCTTTGGTGAAAAGTAGCAAAGAGATATTTCATTTTCGGGGATTAAATGCAAGAATAGAGGCATTATGTTATGAACaaacaaaattatttattttggttCTATTTAAGCACTGTCAACTTTGTCCAGAGACTGGCATCAATGTTTTTCTtaaacaaaaccatatattaatattaaatgtATATATTAACGTATATCTTATTTGatattcctttttgaaaatataaacacaaataGAATATTTGCATCATTCATTTTATCAATTTCAAATATGCTTATTTATTAAATGTGGTTAATTCTTGATATTTTCCATATTCTTTTGTTAAGGTACAAGTTAAGGTATACAAGTGTACAAGGTATGTAGATTGGTGAAGTGTAAATACTTAATGATTTTCttgtttttggaaaaaaaaaaaaaacattaccagATATTTCTATTATcaaaatatgacaaaaaaatgtgttttattccttggcttaaaataaaacaaatgctaTAGCTATATAAAAGACCACATAACAAGTATTGCATTTGTGTGCAATTCATCCACTGATTTTTCAGTAAaagtaattaattaaatttGCTGAGGAAGAAATGAAGAACAGAATATATCTTTCTAAAACCCTGTTGCCCAATTGCCTGTTGGCTCTCGCCAGCAATTAAGGTGACACTCGTGCCTTTCTGGATCCCTGCTGAATTGAGACTAATGACATCCTGAGTACTTGTTAGTACTTGTCTTACTCTGCACGCAGCCAAATTCAACCACTGTACATTTCCTTCTCCACATCTGACCTTTCAGCAAACCTTAACCTGTGCATATTGTCATCTTTTCAGAATATTTGCAAACTATTGAAAATCTGGTAaaactttataataactacacacaattcatcatttattaagcctttgttacttattagttaatggtttgttcatcattagtaatttcctgttcatacataatttatcatcagtaaagcatttgttcacacatttataaatggtttgttcatagtaaataagcctatccaaaaatatgtttgtaagtacatgatttatacttaataagtaatgaaacaaccacttataaatgaaatcattttcttattataaaccagttgcaaactattacagaatgctttgttcatcatttgtaaagaaTTGTTcatatgttaattctcataaataaagtatttgtacacagttataaatggtttgttcatagtaaataagcctatatctaaaatatgtttatgaattattgttaatacttaataaattatgcaataatattttgttgatgaagtaatatttccattatttaacagttgttacatacacatgcactaatgattagttagggtgaggatacatattttataaaccacttcctaatactataattcatgattaactcaggagttacaagtggttagttaatgatattttgtgagcttatctaaagtgaggacgttctatgccttgcaacacattttcaaatgagttgtaaagattacattcacattcattcatttagcagacaagcgacgtacacatgtcaattaaattgaaggccattgacataacagtgaatgccgggaatcaaacccccaacttttcaggctactgcgtgctagtccagctccttatccactacactaccttggcccagacagaaacccctacaactatgcaagtttctgttttcttctactacacactgttaagcatttattaaacatctgtaaactattattaaatgctgtatttttcgtttgtaaagcattttacattaattctcatctgtaaatcatgtttagacacagttaaaaatggtttgttcatagtaaacatgCATATCTATactatattttttaattgattgttgtaataccacttggcagaggtagtgtagtggatagggagccgggttaacatgcagtaacccataaagttgggggttcaagccccggcgtccaccaatgtggcTTTGCCCTtgaatttcattgacatgtgtaagtcgctttgggtgaaagtttcggctaaatgaataaatgcaagagTGAACTTTATAACtcgtttgtaaatgtgttgcaaggcataaaacgtcctcactttagatgagctcacaaaatatcattaactaaccacttgtaactcctgagttaattattaattatagtattaggaagtgttttataaaatatgtatcctcaccctaactaatcattagtgcatatgtatgtaacaatgttaaataatggaaatattacttcatcaaaaacatattattgcatcatttattaagtattaatgataatgtataaacatattttagatataggcttatttactatgaacaaactattcataactgtgtgaacaaatgctttactgatgataaattatgaacaaaaaattactaatgatgaacaaaccactaactaataagtaacaaagtcttaataaatgatgaattgtgtgtagttattataaagtgttaccgaaaatcTTACATTAGAGTTGGTCAGCAGCTGAGCTTGCAACTGAATacttaaaaatacaaattactgGACAAAGCTGCACCACAAATTTGCTGTTTGAATGAAGAACAAATATTCAGAGTTAAATACCACCATCAAAGACATTATCTTCTGGTTTTAATGAGCAGTGGAAAATTCTTAGCTCACAGACCCTTTCTTATTTGGGATTTAGTATGATATGT comes from the Alosa alosa isolate M-15738 ecotype Scorff River chromosome 22, AALO_Geno_1.1, whole genome shotgun sequence genome and includes:
- the stub1 gene encoding E3 ubiquitin-protein ligase CHIP, with the translated sequence MAGSPEKSSSAQELKEQGNRLFLCRKYQEAATCYSKAINRNPSVAVYYTNRALCYVKLQQYDKALADCKHALELDTQSVKAHFFLGQCHLELENYEEAIGNLQRAYNLAKEQRLNFGDDIPSALRLAKKKRWNSLEEKRINQENELHAYLTKLILAEKEREIEECREKQVDDNQSGSEISKIKSKHDKYLLDMDELFAQVDEKRKKREIPDYLCGKISFELMREPCITPSGITYDRKDIEEHLQRVGHFDPVTRSPLTQDQLIPNLAMKEVIDAFIQENGWVEDY